Proteins from a single region of Streptococcus mitis:
- a CDS encoding LacI family DNA-binding transcriptional regulator, with the protein MVAKLTDVAKLAGVSPTTVSRVINKKGYLSEKTIQKVNEAMRELGYKPNNLARSLQGKSAKLIGLIFPNISNVFYAELIDKLEHQLFKNGYKTIICNSEHDSEKEREYIEMLEANQVDGIISGSHNLGIEDYNRVTAPIISFDRNLSPDIPVVSSDNYAGGVLAAQTLVKTGAQSIIMITGNDNSNSPTGLRHAGFASVLPKAPIINVSSDFSPVRKEMEIKNILTRQKPDAIFASDDLTAILVIKIAQELGISVPEELKVIGYDGTYFIENYYPHLTTVKQPLEEIACLTVDLLLQKIEGKEVATTGYFLPVTLLPGKSI; encoded by the coding sequence ATGGTCGCAAAGCTAACTGATGTCGCCAAACTTGCAGGCGTCAGCCCTACTACCGTCTCACGGGTTATCAATAAAAAAGGATATCTATCTGAAAAAACCATTCAAAAGGTCAATGAAGCCATGCGAGAATTGGGCTATAAACCCAACAACCTGGCTCGCAGTCTACAAGGAAAATCTGCTAAGTTAATCGGCTTGATTTTCCCAAATATTTCCAATGTTTTCTACGCAGAATTGATTGATAAATTAGAACACCAACTCTTCAAAAATGGTTACAAGACCATCATCTGCAACAGTGAGCACGATTCTGAAAAGGAACGCGAGTACATCGAAATGTTGGAAGCCAATCAGGTGGACGGTATCATTTCTGGTAGTCACAACCTAGGAATTGAAGACTACAATCGTGTGACAGCGCCGATTATTTCCTTTGACCGAAACCTATCACCTGACATTCCAGTCGTCTCCTCTGACAACTATGCTGGTGGGGTTCTTGCTGCCCAGACCTTGGTCAAGACAGGCGCCCAGTCTATCATCATGATTACAGGGAATGATAATTCTAACTCGCCAACCGGACTACGCCACGCTGGTTTTGCATCCGTACTCCCCAAAGCTCCTATTATCAATGTTTCCAGTGACTTTTCTCCTGTCAGAAAAGAAATGGAAATCAAGAATATCTTGACCCGACAAAAACCAGATGCCATTTTTGCTTCGGATGATTTGACTGCTATTCTAGTCATTAAAATTGCTCAGGAACTTGGCATTTCTGTCCCAGAAGAACTCAAGGTCATCGGTTATGATGGGACTTACTTTATCGAGAATTACTATCCTCATTTGACAACTGTGAAGCAACCTTTGGAAGAGATTGCCTGCCTTACTGTTGACCTTCTCTTGCAAAAGATTGAAGGTAAGGAAGTTGCGACAACTGGTTACTTTTTACCAGTTACCCTATTACCAGGAAAAAGTATTTAA